Proteins encoded within one genomic window of Candidatus Syntrophocurvum alkaliphilum:
- a CDS encoding NHLP bacteriocin system secretion protein, which produces MSGQIFRKVALDRLSSPEELDQRLTVINPIGWIALSAIGLLLFAGIIWGFFGSIPEKAEGYGIIISSGGVHSVVHHANGQIIDVTVNDGDYVKAGQTIARIEQPDVINQINQLKEDLDAIKSIDLENDKIDQTDLNLNIYGNISQNLREYQASKGALETQRTQYYTQKAESEYHLELARLQYENSLEKFNNYKILYENGAISHADFKDVERQLTAHELEYNTKKQNINDLPLSQLIQAESDIMAQKKWLENYIYLSTEDLKQNINKLQRELLNNSRIIANTSGRVLEMQFSKGDMVQAGGTVCTIAVGEEELQQDTLEAIIYVPVDKGKRVKPGMEAMISPTTVEKEEHGFMVGNVVSVSEYPASFQGMMLTLGSDNLVNQLMEAGAPIEVKVELVLDSTTPSGYRWSTAEGPPIEVDGGTICLGEVVVQERTPISMVIPFIKRVLPIY; this is translated from the coding sequence ATGTCAGGACAAATATTTAGAAAAGTAGCATTAGACCGATTATCTTCTCCAGAAGAACTTGATCAACGATTAACGGTAATTAACCCTATAGGTTGGATAGCTCTAAGCGCTATTGGTTTACTATTATTTGCAGGTATTATATGGGGATTTTTTGGTAGTATACCTGAAAAAGCTGAAGGTTATGGAATAATCATTTCCAGTGGTGGAGTTCATAGTGTTGTTCATCATGCAAATGGACAAATAATTGATGTAACCGTTAATGATGGCGATTATGTAAAAGCTGGCCAAACCATAGCAAGAATAGAGCAACCTGATGTTATTAATCAAATAAATCAACTTAAGGAAGACCTTGATGCTATCAAATCTATTGACTTAGAAAACGATAAGATAGATCAAACTGACCTCAATTTAAACATTTATGGAAACATTAGCCAAAATTTGAGAGAGTATCAAGCATCTAAAGGAGCATTGGAAACTCAAAGAACACAATATTATACTCAAAAAGCTGAATCAGAGTATCATTTAGAGCTAGCAAGATTGCAATATGAAAACAGTTTAGAAAAGTTTAATAACTACAAAATATTATATGAAAATGGAGCTATTTCACATGCGGATTTCAAAGATGTCGAAAGACAATTGACGGCACATGAATTAGAGTACAATACCAAAAAGCAAAACATAAATGATTTACCATTATCTCAATTAATACAGGCAGAATCAGATATAATGGCACAGAAAAAATGGCTTGAAAATTATATTTACTTATCTACTGAAGATTTAAAACAAAACATTAATAAGCTTCAAAGAGAATTATTAAATAATAGCAGAATTATAGCTAATACGTCAGGTAGAGTATTAGAAATGCAGTTTTCAAAAGGTGATATGGTCCAAGCGGGTGGCACAGTATGTACAATTGCAGTAGGGGAAGAGGAGCTACAGCAAGATACATTAGAAGCAATAATATATGTTCCAGTTGATAAAGGTAAAAGAGTAAAACCAGGAATGGAAGCAATGATATCTCCTACTACAGTTGAAAAGGAAGAGCATGGATTTATGGTTGGAAATGTAGTAAGTGTTTCAGAGTATCCCGCAAGTTTTCAAGGTATGATGTTAACTTTAGGTAGTGATAACCTTGTTAATCAGTTAATGGAGGCAGGTGCACCAATTGAGGTTAAAGTAGAACTTGTTTTGGACAGCACTACACCTAGTGGTTACAGGTGGTCCACTGCTGAAGGACCACCCATAGAAGTAGATGGAGGTACAATTTGTTTAGGAGAAGTTGTAGTTCAAGAAAGAACGCCTATTAGTATGGTGATACCTTTTATTAAAAGGGTTTTACCTATTTATTAG
- a CDS encoding ABC transporter substrate-binding protein, with protein sequence MERFKCLLILCFIFMFWTTGCFNVDLAEQRERDAGRGNTILIGVPLPMEFAKENTKFINGLRLALNEINEEGINGKKIELDIRDDKGNFKEAVDIAQEFSENTNMLAVIGHWFSDICIPVSSIYEDAGMLTIVPTVSNPELTRHGYNYIFLNIASDNSIADSMAEFAQDSGYQRVVIYYEDSTYGRNFANTIENISHKHDIKVVDRRSGLTTSGQFKRAHDKWNALEYDAVLVALNMPEGADFIRQLRNINDEVGIITGDALDVGNFIEVLGGDAEGVVITTGYNPYHDTPELQKFTEKYKSEYNENPDLWAIQGYESLMLIAHALENTNSYSPDVLADYLRNMDPVQTTLGEVHFNEFSEITGRNNYQKVVVDGEFIYLE encoded by the coding sequence ATGGAAAGATTCAAATGTTTATTAATACTTTGCTTTATATTTATGTTTTGGACAACAGGTTGTTTTAATGTTGATTTAGCAGAACAAAGAGAAAGAGATGCAGGTAGAGGCAACACAATTCTTATAGGTGTACCTTTACCTATGGAATTTGCTAAGGAAAATACTAAATTTATAAATGGACTAAGATTAGCATTAAATGAAATAAATGAAGAAGGAATTAACGGGAAGAAAATAGAGCTTGATATAAGAGATGATAAAGGTAATTTTAAAGAAGCTGTAGATATAGCTCAAGAATTTAGCGAAAATACCAATATGCTTGCGGTAATAGGACATTGGTTTTCAGATATCTGTATACCAGTTTCAAGTATATATGAAGATGCAGGAATGCTAACTATTGTGCCAACAGTTTCAAATCCAGAACTAACCAGACACGGATACAATTATATTTTTCTAAATATAGCAAGTGATAATAGTATAGCTGATTCCATGGCTGAGTTTGCACAAGACAGTGGTTATCAGCGTGTAGTTATTTATTATGAAGACTCAACTTATGGTCGCAACTTTGCAAACACTATAGAAAATATTTCTCATAAGCATGATATTAAAGTTGTTGATAGAAGATCAGGTTTAACAACTAGTGGACAATTTAAAAGAGCTCATGATAAATGGAATGCTCTAGAGTATGATGCTGTTTTAGTAGCCCTTAATATGCCAGAAGGTGCTGATTTTATTAGGCAATTAAGAAATATAAATGATGAAGTAGGAATTATTACTGGAGATGCCTTAGATGTAGGGAACTTTATTGAGGTTCTAGGTGGAGATGCTGAAGGTGTAGTAATAACAACTGGCTATAATCCATATCACGATACACCTGAGTTACAAAAGTTTACCGAGAAATATAAAAGTGAATATAACGAAAATCCAGACTTATGGGCAATACAAGGATATGAATCACTAATGCTTATTGCTCACGCTCTTGAAAATACAAACTCATATTCACCAGATGTATTAGCAGATTATTTACGCAATATGGATCCAGTACAAACTACTTTAGGAGAAGTGCATTTTAATGAGTTCTCAGAAATAACAGGTAGAAACAATTATCAAAAGGTAGTTGTTGATGGCGAATTTATATATCTTGAATAA